A part of Streptomyces sp. NBC_01235 genomic DNA contains:
- a CDS encoding TIGR03089 family protein: MTATDRTPADLLRSALAADPARPLVTFYDDATGERVELSVATFANWVAKTANLLQDGLSAEPGDRVALLLPAHWQTAVWLLACSSVGVVADVAGDPARADFVVAGPGQFEAGLACRGERYALSLAPLGRRFVPGPPEGYDDYAVNVPSFGDRFVPYVPVDPEEPALIVAGGEYTGAEVVERARAEASALGLTGPGSRLLSGLAYDTWEGLSAGLYAPLASGGSVVLCRNLEQAGEEALAKRIESERVSATAW, translated from the coding sequence GTGACTGCCACCGATCGCACCCCTGCCGACCTGCTGCGTTCCGCACTCGCCGCGGACCCCGCGCGCCCCCTGGTGACCTTCTACGACGACGCCACGGGCGAGCGGGTCGAATTGTCCGTGGCCACCTTCGCCAACTGGGTGGCCAAGACCGCGAACCTCCTCCAGGACGGGCTGTCCGCCGAGCCCGGCGACCGCGTCGCGCTGCTGCTGCCCGCGCACTGGCAGACGGCGGTGTGGCTGCTGGCGTGTTCGTCGGTGGGGGTCGTCGCGGACGTTGCCGGGGATCCGGCGCGGGCGGACTTCGTCGTCGCCGGGCCCGGGCAGTTCGAGGCGGGGCTGGCGTGCCGGGGCGAGCGGTACGCGCTGTCGCTGGCGCCGCTCGGCCGGCGGTTCGTGCCGGGTCCTCCGGAGGGGTACGACGACTACGCCGTGAACGTCCCGAGCTTCGGCGACCGCTTCGTGCCGTACGTCCCCGTCGACCCCGAGGAGCCCGCGCTGATCGTGGCCGGGGGCGAGTACACCGGCGCCGAGGTCGTGGAGCGGGCGCGGGCGGAGGCGTCGGCGCTGGGGCTGACGGGGCCCGGGTCCCGTCTGCTGTCGGGGCTGGCGTACGACACCTGGGAGGGGTTGAGCGCCGGGTTGTACGCGCCGTTGGCGAGCGGGGGGTCCGTGGTGCTGTGCCGGAACCTGGAGCAGGCCGGCGAGGAGGCGTTGGCCAAGCGGATCGAGAGCGAGCGGGTGTCTGCGACGGCTTGGTGA